The Natribaculum luteum genome contains the following window.
GTCGTGGTGAGCGTGAGCGTTCGCTCGTCGTGTCTCTCGATGTTCGTCACCGCAGCCGCACGACCGCGGTAGCGCGGCGACGGAGATGGCACGTCGGCACGGCCGAGTGCAGTGTCGGCGAGGAACTGGTAGGTGAACGCGACGTCCTTGGCGGTTAAGGCGTCGCCGTTGTGGAATCGACAGTCCTCGCGGAGCGTCACCGTCACCGAGGAGTCGTCCCAGTCGAGGTCCTCCGCGAGCCAGAGGCGGTACTCGCCACCGTCGTCGCCGTAGGCGGGCGTCACGAGCGGATCGTACAGCAAGTCGACGATCGTCCCTCGCCCGCGGTAGGCCGCTGCCAGCGGATTGAGGTTCCGCGACGGTCGCGAGTCGGTCCCGGCCACGGTCAGCTCGGTGGCGTCGTCCCGTGGTTCGAGGCCGAGGTAGCCGAGCCGAGTCCCGAGGTGACGAGCGTCCCACCCCTCGAAGCGATCCGGTCGGACGGTACGGAACTCGTCGGGGAAACAGATCGGGACGAACGGGTACGGATACTCTCTGGTTAGCTGTCCGAGCAGCTCCGCGACGGCCTCCCGCCGCTCGTCGCCGTCGGTCGATCGCTGTCTCTCGAGGAGTTCGTCGAACCCGATCCGTGCGAACCCGAAGGGGTTCTGCCAGCCGGACTCGGTCGCGTACGACGAGTGGAGGGCGTCGTACAGGAAGTCCGGGTCGATACCCCCCGGGTGGCGGCCGACGTAGAGGTCGAAGTCGTGGTCGAGGAGGATCGCTCGGTGAAACTCCAGTGGAGAGCGCATGTCGAAGGAGACGTCGATGCCGACCGCCTCGAGGTTTTCAGCGAGCGCTCGAGCGAGTTGCACGCTCTCGCGGTCTCCGTCGGCGGGGACCGTAGTAATGGAGAGCGATAGCTGACCGCTGTTGTCTTGACCGATGGTGCCTTGCACCAGGTCCATGCAGCCGCTCGTCGAAACCGTGACGCCGGCGGCCGTCGCCGCCAGCAGGGACCGTCGGCTGACACCACCGTTCGAATCTGGCGGTTCCCAATTCATTACGTATGCCTATATAACTCTCATTGCGATATAACAGTATTGCGAACTTAATCATGGTGTGGAATGACTGTCAAATGGCAGGAGTGAAGAACGTGTCTCGCCGTGGGTGGACGGAGCCATCCGAAGACGTCGCCTACGTCGGTCGCGGGGGAATCACCCGGCCCACTCCCGCACTGGTAAGGGCCGCGAAACACGGTCGAACCAGGTTGACGGTGTGGCGTGATAGCCACCCAGATCGACACGTCGCGGAACGCAAGGCGGATAGGGCCGACGACGAACAGTCGGGTATGGGCGTCGCCGAAGAGCGAATCGACAGACTACACGACCTCGCTCGAGCAGCCGCGTCGGAGTGTGAACACGAGCGGGCGCGCCACTACGTCAGACTCGCTCGCCGAATCGCGGAGCGAAACCGCCTCTCTCTCCCGCGAACGTTCAAGCG
Protein-coding sequences here:
- a CDS encoding ABC transporter substrate-binding protein, whose translation is MNWEPPDSNGGVSRRSLLAATAAGVTVSTSGCMDLVQGTIGQDNSGQLSLSITTVPADGDRESVQLARALAENLEAVGIDVSFDMRSPLEFHRAILLDHDFDLYVGRHPGGIDPDFLYDALHSSYATESGWQNPFGFARIGFDELLERQRSTDGDERREAVAELLGQLTREYPYPFVPICFPDEFRTVRPDRFEGWDARHLGTRLGYLGLEPRDDATELTVAGTDSRPSRNLNPLAAAYRGRGTIVDLLYDPLVTPAYGDDGGEYRLWLAEDLDWDDSSVTVTLREDCRFHNGDALTAKDVAFTYQFLADTALGRADVPSPSPRYRGRAAAVTNIERHDERTLTLTTTAGRAASERALTVPILPRDVWWSQVEDATDQNQSISQGTWDVVTGDVPAIGSGPFELEDRSEGETVTLTRFEDHFTLREDGLPGPTVDRLRLTIDPGSLAAIETVRSGSADATMSSLETHALDQAREYENVELLESPSRSFYHVGFNVRHAPFSNPHFRRIVARLLDKARLVEDVFDGNATPTAVPVTDEWVPDDLAWNGEDPAAPFLGSDGELDVEEARTKFESAGFQYDSGGNLLARY
- a CDS encoding ribonuclease P protein component 4; translated protein: MGVAEERIDRLHDLARAAASECEHERARHYVRLARRIAERNRLSLPRTFKRFTCDACDAYLVPGKNARVRLQDGHVVVTCDCGHQARYPYEEQ